In the Telopea speciosissima isolate NSW1024214 ecotype Mountain lineage chromosome 2, Tspe_v1, whole genome shotgun sequence genome, one interval contains:
- the LOC122650395 gene encoding probable histone H2B.3, translating into MSSMTIGTSIWEDASSNGAKSRKRPAEKKPASTAAKEKKVDKAPVEKASQASSDKKKKSVETYKIYVFKVLKQVLPDIGISSKAMGIMNSFINDNFEKLAQESSRLARYNKKPTISSREIQIAVRLVLPRELAKLVVSEGTKAVTKFTSS; encoded by the exons ATGTCATCAATGACAATTGGTACTTCAATATGGGAGGATGCAA GTTCTAATGGCGCCAAAAGCAGAAAGAGGCCAGCTGAGAAGAAGCCTGCCTCTACGGCTGCAAAGGAGAAGAAAGTTGACAAGGCTCCGGTTGAAAAAGCTTCCCAAGCATCTTctgacaagaagaagaagagcgtTGAGACCTACAAGATTTACGTATTTAAGGTCTTAAAACAGGTTCTTCCCGATATTGGTATCTCCAGCAAGGCCATGGGAATCATGAACAGTTTCATCAACGATAACTTCGAGAAGCTTGCTCAGGAATCCTCAAGGCTTGCAAGGTACAACAAGAAACCAACTATCTCCTCCAGAGAAATTCAGATTGCTGTTCGATTGGTGTTGCCAAGAGAGCTTGCTAAGCTTGTCGTTTCTGAAGGGACTAAGGCTGTCACTAAGTTCACAAGTTCTTAG